The following DNA comes from Simkania negevensis Z.
GTTGCTACTTATGATCTTGTTGGGACTGTCCTGAACCGCTCAGCCATACCTACCTAGAAAATTTTTCTTTTTTTCCTTTTTGTTGGACAATTTTTGATCTTGTTGAGAATCGAGGGAAATGAATATAGTGAAAATCCCTATTCAACACCTTATCAAACAGGAGGGAAAACATTGATTTTTTATGAAAAAATCCCGCATTTCTCCATTTATCCCAAAATCTTGGGACTTATTATTTCATCATTATAAATGGCACTACTTTAAAAGTGATCTTTTTGCTGGCATCACAGTTGGACTGATAGCTCTTCCCTTAGCGTTAGCTTTTGCCATTGCTTCGGGTGTTCCCCCAGAAAAAGGTCTTTATACTGCTGTTATTGCCGGCTTTTTAATCTCCTTATTGGGAGGAAGTCGTTACCAAATTGGGGGGCCCACAGGTGCTTTTGTCGTCATCATTTATAGCGTTATCCAAAGACATGGTTTTGATGGGCTTGTCTTTGTGACTCTTTTAGCAGGGGTGATTCTTCTTATTGCCTCTCTCTGCAAACTCGGAGACTGGATCAAATTTATCCCATACCCTCTTGTGACAGGATTTACAACAGGGATTGCCTTTATTATTTTTTCATCGCAAGTTAAAGACTTTCTTGGGCTCGAGATTGGTCAGGTCCCAGCCGATTTTATTGATAAATGGCGAGCAATTATCACTTCGATACATACGATTCACTGGCCTGCTCTTTGTGTCTCAGCTGGAACTCTTTTGGTGATTCTTGTGATTCGAAAATTTTTTCCTATTCTTCCTTGGGGAATCACTTCAGTAGCCCTAGCAACAGCAGTCACTTGGGGTTTTCAGATTCCTGTGGAAACTATTTATACGAAATTTGGGGAGCTTAACAAGACTTTTCCAACTCCTTCTCTTTTTGGATTTTCTATTAATCTCGAACACTGGGCCTCGTATATGGCCGATGCATTCACCATTGCTTTTTTAGCCGGTATTGAATCGCTTCTCTCGGCAATTGTTGCGGATGGAATGGCTGGAACAAAGCATAAATCAAACTGTGAACTTATGGCTCAAGGGATCGCCAATATTGCTTCGGTCTCTTTTGGGGGCATCCCTGCAACAGGAGCCATTGCACGGACTGCAGCCAATGTTAAATCAGGTGCGAAAACTCCTCTAGCTGGAATGATTCATTCCGTGACACTTTTACTTATACTCATCTTCTTTTCTCCTATTGTTAAAGAGGTCTCATTAGCTTCTCTTGCAGCGGTTT
Coding sequences within:
- a CDS encoding SulP family inorganic anion transporter, whose product is MKKSRISPFIPKSWDLLFHHYKWHYFKSDLFAGITVGLIALPLALAFAIASGVPPEKGLYTAVIAGFLISLLGGSRYQIGGPTGAFVVIIYSVIQRHGFDGLVFVTLLAGVILLIASLCKLGDWIKFIPYPLVTGFTTGIAFIIFSSQVKDFLGLEIGQVPADFIDKWRAIITSIHTIHWPALCVSAGTLLVILVIRKFFPILPWGITSVALATAVTWGFQIPVETIYTKFGELNKTFPTPSLFGFSINLEHWASYMADAFTIAFLAGIESLLSAIVADGMAGTKHKSNCELMAQGIANIASVSFGGIPATGAIARTAANVKSGAKTPLAGMIHSVTLLLILIFFSPIVKEVSLASLAAVLMMIAWNMSEIGHFRRLFKAPLGDVGVLLTTFFLTVLADLTVAVGVGMVLASFLFMKRVGDISKVVSLIDLQKAEAKEEEVYDIDAIDRKSVPSQVEVYEIAGPFFFGVADSLKTVLVNIERTPKVFILRMRKVPAIDASGMHALREFFFKCQKQGVLLLLSGVGPSLKHNLQKFGIVQDLGKDHIFSHIDHALAFATKILEER